From one Micromonospora siamensis genomic stretch:
- a CDS encoding DUF72 domain-containing protein — protein MGETKVGTASWTDRTLLDSGWYPQTADTPEKRLAYYARQFPLVEVDATYYSPPAERTARLWVDRTPPGFTFNVKAFSLLTGHPTRVSALYKDLRPDTDKKNVYPDDLPAQAYEEVWTRFLSALDPLVEAGKLGALLFQFPPWWGIRRDHKDYLVEVAKRCAPLRPVFEFRHASWFDGDNQEETLSFLRRHELPFVCVDMPQGHRSSVPPVLAATADLAMVRFHGHSDKWTSKDIHEKFGYRYSDRELRDWAPKLRELADSAERTHVLMNNCYRDYAQTNATTLAGLLDAG, from the coding sequence ATGGGTGAGACAAAGGTGGGCACCGCCTCGTGGACCGACCGGACCTTGCTGGACTCCGGCTGGTATCCGCAGACGGCGGACACCCCGGAGAAGCGCCTGGCGTACTACGCCCGGCAGTTCCCGCTGGTCGAGGTGGACGCCACCTACTACTCGCCGCCCGCCGAGCGGACGGCGCGGCTGTGGGTGGACCGCACCCCGCCAGGGTTCACCTTCAACGTCAAGGCGTTCAGCCTGCTCACCGGTCATCCGACCCGGGTCTCGGCGCTCTACAAGGACCTCCGGCCGGACACCGACAAGAAGAACGTCTACCCCGACGACCTGCCCGCGCAGGCGTACGAGGAGGTGTGGACCCGGTTCCTGTCCGCCCTGGACCCGCTGGTCGAGGCGGGGAAGCTGGGCGCGTTGCTGTTCCAGTTCCCACCCTGGTGGGGCATCCGCCGCGACCACAAGGACTACCTGGTCGAGGTGGCGAAGCGGTGCGCCCCGCTGCGCCCGGTCTTCGAGTTCCGGCACGCGTCCTGGTTCGACGGGGACAACCAGGAGGAGACGCTGTCCTTCCTGCGCCGGCACGAGCTGCCGTTCGTCTGCGTGGACATGCCGCAGGGGCACCGGTCCTCGGTGCCGCCGGTGCTGGCCGCCACCGCCGACCTGGCGATGGTCCGCTTCCACGGGCACAGCGACAAGTGGACCAGCAAGGACATCCACGAGAAGTTCGGCTACCGCTACTCCGACCGGGAGCTGCGGGACTGGGCGCCGAAACTGCGCGAGCTGGCCGACTCCGCCGAGCGGACCCACGTACTCATGAACAATTGTTACCGCGACTACGCCCAGACGAACGCCACCACCCTGGCCGGCCTGCTGGATGCCGGCTGA
- a CDS encoding DUF2267 domain-containing protein, translated as MAEQLHSAFESSLDKTNLILKDIEQAYGWPKEQRNQSYAALRTVLHLLRDRMPVQESAEFAAQLPVLVRGIYFDGWQPENVPIKLNRDDFLYEVRQGFPYDVQGGPQRVVQVVLDTLRRHVTQGEWDDVMATMPADVARMTA; from the coding sequence ATGGCTGAGCAGTTGCATTCCGCGTTCGAATCCTCGCTGGACAAGACCAACCTGATCCTCAAGGACATCGAACAGGCCTACGGCTGGCCGAAGGAGCAGCGCAACCAGTCCTACGCGGCCCTGCGTACCGTGCTGCACCTGCTGCGCGACCGGATGCCGGTGCAGGAGAGCGCGGAGTTCGCCGCGCAGCTGCCGGTGCTGGTCCGGGGCATCTACTTCGACGGCTGGCAGCCGGAGAACGTGCCGATCAAGCTCAACCGCGACGACTTCCTGTACGAGGTCCGCCAGGGCTTCCCGTACGACGTGCAGGGCGGTCCGCAGCGGGTGGTGCAGGTGGTGCTGGACACCCTGCGCCGGCACGTCACCCAGGGCGAGTGGGACGACGTGATGGCGACCATGCCCGCCGACGTGGCCCGGATGACGGCCTGA
- a CDS encoding DUF72 domain-containing protein has translation MVMLVGTSGWQYRDWRDRFYPAKLPQRLWLEHFAGEFATVEVNNAFYRLPERGTFAAWRDRTPDDFCVAVKMSRYLTHVKRLRDPEEPVARFLGRATALGDRLGPVLVQLPPNLRADPDALDATLRLFPADVRVAVEPRHPSWWTDDLRRVLERRRAALVWADRLGRPVTPLWRTTDFGYLRLHEGRARPWPRYGRTALASWVRRLGEAFDDARPAYVYFNNDPGGAAIVNAVAFAGLAGRAGHRVTRTPGR, from the coding sequence ATGGTGATGCTGGTGGGCACCTCGGGCTGGCAGTACCGGGACTGGCGGGACCGGTTCTATCCGGCGAAGCTGCCGCAGCGGCTCTGGCTGGAGCACTTCGCGGGCGAGTTCGCCACCGTGGAGGTGAACAACGCGTTCTACCGCCTGCCCGAGCGGGGCACCTTCGCCGCCTGGCGGGACCGGACCCCGGACGACTTCTGCGTGGCGGTGAAGATGAGCCGCTACCTGACCCACGTGAAGCGACTGCGTGACCCCGAGGAGCCGGTGGCGAGGTTCCTCGGCCGGGCCACCGCCCTCGGCGACCGGCTCGGTCCCGTGCTGGTGCAGCTGCCACCGAACCTGCGGGCCGACCCCGACGCCCTGGACGCCACCCTGCGGCTCTTCCCCGCCGACGTGCGGGTCGCGGTGGAGCCGCGGCACCCCTCCTGGTGGACCGACGACCTGCGCCGTGTCCTGGAGCGCCGCCGCGCCGCGCTGGTCTGGGCGGACCGGCTCGGCCGGCCGGTGACGCCACTGTGGCGTACCACCGACTTCGGCTACCTGCGGCTGCACGAGGGGCGGGCCCGGCCGTGGCCGCGCTACGGCCGCACCGCGCTGGCCAGCTGGGTCCGCCGTCTCGGGGAGGCGTTCGACGACGCGCGGCCCGCGTACGTCTACTTCAACAACGACCCGGGCGGCGCGGCGATCGTCAACGCGGTCGCCTTCGCCGGCCTGGCCGGCCGCGCCGGGCACCGGGTCACCCGCACGCCGGGCCGGTGA
- a CDS encoding PIG-L deacetylase family protein produces the protein MTEPQGAPLDPLPEDWTRGLAVVAHPDDLEFGAAAAVARWTGQGKEIVYCLVTSGEAGIDGMPPERTRVVREEEQRVAAGLVGVTEVEFLGLPDGVLEYGVALRRRIADAVRRHRPEIVLTNNFRDTWDGAYALNQADHIATGRATLDAVRDAGNRWVFPEQLTGGGQPWNGVRQVWAAASPDSRHGVDVTATFDRGLASLRAHGAYLSGLGDGAFDAEEFLEGISRPAGTRLGVRYGAAFEVFRLDLS, from the coding sequence ATGACGGAACCGCAGGGCGCGCCGCTGGATCCGCTGCCGGAGGACTGGACCCGCGGGCTGGCCGTGGTGGCCCACCCCGACGACCTCGAGTTCGGCGCGGCGGCGGCCGTGGCGCGCTGGACCGGCCAGGGCAAGGAGATCGTCTACTGCCTGGTGACCAGCGGCGAGGCCGGCATCGACGGGATGCCGCCGGAGCGGACCCGGGTGGTCCGCGAGGAGGAGCAGCGGGTCGCCGCCGGCCTGGTCGGGGTCACCGAGGTGGAGTTCCTCGGCCTGCCCGACGGGGTGCTGGAGTACGGCGTCGCGCTGCGCCGCCGGATCGCCGACGCGGTACGCCGGCACCGCCCGGAGATCGTGCTGACCAACAACTTCCGGGACACCTGGGACGGCGCGTACGCGCTGAACCAGGCCGACCACATCGCCACCGGACGGGCCACCCTGGACGCGGTCCGCGACGCCGGCAACCGGTGGGTCTTCCCCGAGCAGCTCACCGGCGGCGGGCAGCCGTGGAACGGCGTACGCCAGGTGTGGGCGGCCGCCTCCCCCGACTCGCGGCACGGGGTGGACGTCACCGCCACCTTCGACCGGGGGCTGGCCTCGCTGCGCGCGCACGGGGCGTACCTGAGCGGGCTGGGTGACGGCGCGTTCGACGCCGAGGAGTTCCTCGAAGGCATCAGCCGGCCGGCCGGCACCCGTCTCGGCGTCCGGTACGGCGCGGCGTTCGAGGTGTTCCGCCTCGACCTGTCCTGA